AGGACCGCACGCCGGCGGGCCTTACCGCGTGCGGGGTCCCACCGGCGACGCGCTGCAGGTGGCGATGGACCAGGAATTCCTTCACGCACAGCCCTGCCACGGCGGCTAGGTTCAGGGCCATTTTCGTTCCGCTGGACCAGTCGGTCGTCACGCAGAGGATCCAGACAAACATCAAGACCGGCACGTCCATGATGCGCAGGGCCTTCATAACCGAATCCTTGCAGGCAGCTGCAGTGAAAACATAGGAACTACTCCCCCCCGAGAGACCGAGACCGTAGGGTTGCGCAGGCTGTTCCAACGCAGGCCGTGCGTAAGCTTTATCACACTCAGCGCCGCACCAGAAATCCGGTGGACTTCAGGAAATGGTGACGTTTCCTTCGGTGACATCCCAGCGGGCATCCAGATGGACATTTTCCAGCATCCGGCGATCGTGCGAGACCAGCAGCAGGGCGCCGTCGTAGCTTTCCAGGGCCTCCTCGAGCTGTTCGATCGCCGGCAGGTCCAAGTGGTTGGTGGGCTCATCAAGCACCAGCAGGTTCACGCCGCGGGCCTGGAGCAGCGCCAGCGACGCCCGGGTCCGCTCGCCGGGGGAAAGCGCCGATACCAAGCTGTTCACCTGGTCCGCTTTCAAGCCGAACTTGGCGAGCAGAGTGCGGATCTCGGCGCTGTTCATTTCCGGAACCGCCACTTCGAAGGCATCGCCCAGCGGCAGGGCATGGTCCAGCTGGCCGCGGGCCTGGTCGATCTCCCCCACAGCCACCGACGAGCCCAGGGAGGCTGTTCCCTCGCTGGGTTCGAGGCGGCCCAGCAGGAGGGCAAGCAGTGTGGACTTTCCGGCGCCGTTAGGGCCGGTGATGCCGATCCGCTCACCGGCGTTGACCTGGACCGAAACGGGTCCGAGCGCAAACGAACCGCGCCGGGCCACGGCCGCATTCAGTGTGGCGACAACCGAGCTGGAGCGCGGAGCGGCGCCGATGGTGAACTGCAGCTGCCATTCCTTGCGCGGCTCCTCCACCTCATCCAAGCGCGCGATCCGCGATTCCATCTGCCGCACCTTCTGCGCCTGCTTTTCGGAGGATTCCATGGACGCCCGGCGGCGGATTTTGTCGTTGTCCGGCGCCTTTTTCATCGCGTTCCGGACCCCCTGCGAGCTCCACTCCCGTGTGGTCCGGGCCCGGGACACCAGGTCCGCTTTCTTGTCGGAAAACTCCTCGTAGGCTTCGCGGGCGTGCCGGCGGGCGACGTCGCGCTCCTCCAGGAAGGCGTCATAGCCGCCGTCATACACCGCAACCTTGTTCTGCGCCAGGTCCAGTTCCACCACTGTGGTCACGCAGCGGGCCAGGAACTCGCGGTCGTGCGAGACCAGGACGACGCCGCCGCGCAGCCCCTGGACAAAGTCCTCCAGCCGGGCCAGGCCGGCCAGATCCAAATCATTCGTGGGCTCGTCCAGCAGCACGATGTCGAAGCGGCTCAGCAGCAGGGCCGCCAGCGCCACCCGAGCCGCCTGGCCGCCGGAGAGCGACGTCATCAGCGCATCGGCGCCCACTTCCAGTCCCAGCTCAGCGAGCACGGCCGGAATGCGGTCCTCCAGGTCCGCCGCGCCGCAGGCCAGCCAGCGATCCAGTGCGACGGCGTACGCGTCGTCGGCGCCCTTCGCACCGGAGCCGAGGGCCTCGGCCGTGGCTTCCATCGTTTCGGTGGCCTCCGCGGCACCGGTGCGGCGGGCAATGTAAGCGGCGATCGTTTCTCCGGCCACCCGTTCGTGCTCCTGGGGCAGCCAGCCGATGAACGCATCGGACGGTGCCGTGGACACGCTGCCGGCCAGCGGCTCGTCAGCGCCGGCCAGCAGCCGCAGCAGGGTGGACTTTCCTGCGCCGTTGGAGCCCACGACCCCCACCACGTCACCGGGGGCGACGGTCAGGTTCAGGTGGGAGAAAAGGGTGCGGTGGGCGTAACCGCCGGAAAGATCCCGGGCGACGAGTGTTGCAGTCATGCTTCCATCCTATTTTGTGCCGTCACGGCTTTTGTCCGGTCCAGCCGCCGCCATCGGTCCCGGACCCTTATCCGTGCCGGCGCCGCGGCGTAAGTTGGGCTCATGAGCCAGATTTCCCCCTCCGGTCCCGGCGCCCTGCGCCTCATCTTTCCGCAGTGGCAGGGGGCTTCCGGCCCCCGGACCCACCAGCTGCTGCCGGGGGTGGACGCGCACGACAGCCAGTTGTCCTATTCCATGGGGCCTGCGCTGCTGGAACTGATGTCCCCGGACCACGACGGCCCCACGGCTTACGTTCCGGTCAGCACCGATACCAGCGACGAGGCGCTCGCCACAGTGAACGGGATTTACGCCCGCGACGCCGTGGTCCGGCAGCTGACGGACGCGCTGAGGCTCCTGCGCGAGGCTGCGCCGTCGTCGGTGGTCACCTTCGGCGGGGAGTGCTCGGTCAGCGTTGCCCCCTTCAGCTACCTGGCCTCCATCTACGCGGATGATCTTGCCGTCCTCTGGATTGACGCCCACCCCGACACCGGGGTGCCGGGGCAGTCCTATACGGGTTTCCGTTCCATGGCCCTGGCCACGCTCGCCGGAGAGGGCGACGCCGGCATCATTTCGGAGCTGCCCGCGCTCGTGCCCCCGCTGAAGATCCTGCAGGTCGGGCTGCGCCACTGGGATGATGAGGGCATTGCCGTGAAGGAACGCCTGGGCATCCAGAGTGTGGGCATCACTGACACGACCGAAGACGGCCGGCGGGTGCTGGACTGGATCGCCGCCGCGGGTGCGACGAAACTGGCCGTCCACATCGATCTGGATGTTCTGGATCCGCGCGATTTCACGAGCTCCATGGGCCGGCAGACGGACGGGATGCGGATGTCCGATCTGGTCCGTCTGGTGGGTGACGTCTCCACCGTTGCGGAAGTCGTGGGCCTGAGCCTGACCGAACACGCTCCGGTGGAACTCATGCGGCTTTCCGGAATGCTGCGGGGTCTTCCGGTCTGAGTTGGGCTGTTTGATCGGACTGTTTATTTTTGCGGCCTGCCTGTTTCCCGCAGGCTTAGTTCCGCTGACTTATTCCCGTGAACGCAAGGAAATTGCCGGACTCTGCCATCAGCGGAACCTGGCGGAACGAGTAGGCACACCAACCATCAGCGTGCTTAGGGTGGGCAGGACACTGATCCCCTCGAGCTCGCTTTTTGAAAGGACTCACCATGTCACGCATTGCCATTATCGGCGGCCACGGCAAAGTTGCCCTGTACCTGGCCAAGGACCTTACGGCCAACGGCCACCAGGTGACGTCACTGTTCCGCAACCCGGCGCACACTGCCGATGTCGAGGCCACGGGAGCAACCGCCGTCGTCGCCGATGTCGAGAATCTTTCCACCGCTGAAATCGCGCAGAAACTGGCCGGGCAGGACGCCGTCGTCTGGTCAGCGGGAGCCGGCGGCGGTGCACCCGAGCGCACCTATGCGGTGGACCGCGACGCCGCCATCCGCTCCATGGACGCAGCCAAGGATGCGGGTGTGAGCCGGTACGTCATGGTGTCGTACTTTGGCGCCGGACCCGATCACGGCGTTCCCGAAGACAACGGCTTCTTTGCCTATGCGGATGCGAAGGCTACGGCTGACGAGTACCTGCGCAACAGCGGTCTGGACTGGACCATTCTGGGCCCCAGTGCGCTGACTCTGGATCCGGGCACGGGAAAGATCGAAACCGGTCCCGGCATCGAAGGCACCCAGGTTTCCCGCGAGGATGTGGCAACCGTGGCCGCAGCCGTACTGGACCGCCCGGAAACGATCGGTCAGACAATTGAGTTCAACAACGGTTCGGTGCCTGTGGATGCTGCCCTCGACGGATTGAAGGGCGAAAAAGCATGAGCCTCGTTGTCGTCGCCACCATGTTTCCCAAGCCGGAATTCCGCGATGAGGTTCTCCAGTCGCTGGAAGAAGTAATTGGCCGGGTGCATGCCGAAGATGCGGGCTGCCTGAAGTACAGCCTCGCCGAAGGCCCGGACCGTCTGGTCATGATCGAGAAGTGGGCCAGCCAGGACGATCTGCAGGCACACTCGGCCAGCCCGGCGTTCCAAGCCCTCACTGCCGCCCTCGAGGGCAAGATGGCAGCCGACATGGACGTGCAGATCCTGCAGCCGCATCCTGCCGGAACGGCTGAGCAGGGGCAGATCTAGGCTGACTGGTCCGGACAGGCATATCTAAGACCTGTCCGGTCCGAGCGGGCCTGGCTGGGCGGGCCTGGCTGGGCGTGCCTGGCGGGCCTGGCTGGGCGGGCCTGGTCCGAGCGGGCCAGGCTGGGCCGGCTGGCTGGGCGGGCAGAGCTGAGGAGTTCGACATGGAAATCTCACCCTTCGAGCCGGAGCGGAAAGCAGAAATCCTCTCACTGTCGGTCCGGTCCTGGGAGCCGGTCTTCTCGCAGCTGCGGAAGACTGTTCCCGGCTTTGTGTACGACTCCTTCTACCCCAATGGGTGGCTGGAGCGGCAGCTTGCCGACCTTTCACTGATCCTTGACAATGAGCCCGGGAATGTCCGGGTCGCCGTCGATGGAGACGAGGCAATTGGGTGGGTGTGCGTGAGGCTGCACCCCGAGGATCGGATGGGTGAAATCTACGTCCTGGCTGTCGATCCTTCCCACCAACGACAAGGTGTCGCCCGGGCACTCATGGACCACGCGTTTCAGGAGATTCGGACCGCAGGCATGGATATGGTCATGGTTGAAACCGGAGATGATCCGGGGCACGCAGCTTCCCGTGCCACCTATGAGGCAGCCGGGTTCGAGCGGTGGCCGGTGGTGCGTTATTTCAAGGATCTGCGGACCGTCCCTTCCTTCCGGCCCGCTCAGGAGTAAGGCATGAAGCTTCGAATGTCTCCTGCGTTTCCATGCTTCTCGCGGTGCCGTGCAGGGCTGTGAATTCCATAGGTAGCGGCTTCAAAAAGACGGGTATCCGGCCAGCGATATTTGGGCCCTTTAAGGCCTGTTTTGGACTCTTTGCGAGCCGGAAATGTCAGAGGTGGGTGAAAGTCTTGAGACATGGATCAGAACGGATCTTCGACCGGGACTCCCGGTGCCGACGGCACCGGCGTTGAGGCTGCGGCGCGCACCCGGTTCGTCTATATAGCCGACCCGGGTGTTGCCGAAGCGGGGGTGGGGCCCGGCATGGAGGCCGGGGAAGTTTCCGGCGTGGAAGGCGGGAGAGTTTCTGGCTTCGCGGATCGGGGCGGCTGCCCGGATGGGTTTACCGGGTCTTTGGTCCTGCAGAATGTGCAGTCCCTTACCGAGGAGCAAACCGGTGACACACTCGTCCGGGTGGATCAGCTGATCCGGTGGGCTCAGGCCCAGCAGGCCAGGCTCCTGGCCCGGCTGCAGGACATCTATCAGGACGGGGCCTTCGTTGTCACCGGCAAGCTCGACCCCGGCCTGGCGTTCAGCCTCGCCGCGGAGGAAGCCGCGACCATTCTGGGAGTGCCCACCGGTACGGGAAAGGCGTTGATGAGTCAGGCCGGTGATCTCTGCACCAGGAACACGGCCACACTGCAGGCGTTGGAGTCCGGGCAGATCAGTTACGGGCACGCGGAGACCTTGGTGGAGCA
This genomic interval from Arthrobacter sp. zg-Y820 contains the following:
- a CDS encoding putative quinol monooxygenase produces the protein MSLVVVATMFPKPEFRDEVLQSLEEVIGRVHAEDAGCLKYSLAEGPDRLVMIEKWASQDDLQAHSASPAFQALTAALEGKMAADMDVQILQPHPAGTAEQGQI
- a CDS encoding arginase family protein; translation: MSQISPSGPGALRLIFPQWQGASGPRTHQLLPGVDAHDSQLSYSMGPALLELMSPDHDGPTAYVPVSTDTSDEALATVNGIYARDAVVRQLTDALRLLREAAPSSVVTFGGECSVSVAPFSYLASIYADDLAVLWIDAHPDTGVPGQSYTGFRSMALATLAGEGDAGIISELPALVPPLKILQVGLRHWDDEGIAVKERLGIQSVGITDTTEDGRRVLDWIAAAGATKLAVHIDLDVLDPRDFTSSMGRQTDGMRMSDLVRLVGDVSTVAEVVGLSLTEHAPVELMRLSGMLRGLPV
- a CDS encoding SDR family oxidoreductase, with the translated sequence MSRIAIIGGHGKVALYLAKDLTANGHQVTSLFRNPAHTADVEATGATAVVADVENLSTAEIAQKLAGQDAVVWSAGAGGGAPERTYAVDRDAAIRSMDAAKDAGVSRYVMVSYFGAGPDHGVPEDNGFFAYADAKATADEYLRNSGLDWTILGPSALTLDPGTGKIETGPGIEGTQVSREDVATVAAAVLDRPETIGQTIEFNNGSVPVDAALDGLKGEKA
- a CDS encoding ABC-F family ATP-binding cassette domain-containing protein; its protein translation is MTATLVARDLSGGYAHRTLFSHLNLTVAPGDVVGVVGSNGAGKSTLLRLLAGADEPLAGSVSTAPSDAFIGWLPQEHERVAGETIAAYIARRTGAAEATETMEATAEALGSGAKGADDAYAVALDRWLACGAADLEDRIPAVLAELGLEVGADALMTSLSGGQAARVALAALLLSRFDIVLLDEPTNDLDLAGLARLEDFVQGLRGGVVLVSHDREFLARCVTTVVELDLAQNKVAVYDGGYDAFLEERDVARRHAREAYEEFSDKKADLVSRARTTREWSSQGVRNAMKKAPDNDKIRRRASMESSEKQAQKVRQMESRIARLDEVEEPRKEWQLQFTIGAAPRSSSVVATLNAAVARRGSFALGPVSVQVNAGERIGITGPNGAGKSTLLALLLGRLEPSEGTASLGSSVAVGEIDQARGQLDHALPLGDAFEVAVPEMNSAEIRTLLAKFGLKADQVNSLVSALSPGERTRASLALLQARGVNLLVLDEPTNHLDLPAIEQLEEALESYDGALLLVSHDRRMLENVHLDARWDVTEGNVTIS
- a CDS encoding GNAT family N-acetyltransferase: MEISPFEPERKAEILSLSVRSWEPVFSQLRKTVPGFVYDSFYPNGWLERQLADLSLILDNEPGNVRVAVDGDEAIGWVCVRLHPEDRMGEIYVLAVDPSHQRQGVARALMDHAFQEIRTAGMDMVMVETGDDPGHAASRATYEAAGFERWPVVRYFKDLRTVPSFRPAQE